TTCGACCATCATTTGAATCTCGCCATCTTTCAATAATGCAAATGATGGTGAAGAAGGTGCATATCCTTTAAAGTAATCACGTGCTTTAACTGTCGCTTCTTTGTCTTGTCCAGCAAACACTGTGACAAATCGATCTGGTGTTGTTTCATAGTTTTTCATGTACGCCGCAGCCGGACGGGCAATGCCGCCTGCACAGCCACAAACAGAGTTGACCATCACGAGTGTCGTTCCTTCTTCCTTCATGACACCGTCTACATCCTCGGGTGTTTTTAACTCTTTGTATCCTGCTTCTACCATTTCTTTTCGAGCCGTTTCCACGACATCATTCATATAGAAGTTAAATTGCATAATAAGTCCCTCCAGTATCGATTGTTTCCTCTATTGTACCTGTTCTGTCTATTGCAAACAACAATAGACTCTCATGAAAAAAGAAAAGCTGATGAGAAATCTCATCAGCTTTGAATCATTTTTATTGCAATGCCGTGCGTAGTGCTTCAATATTCTTTGTCATTAAGCTAAAGTAATCTTCATTGTTTTGTACATCTTCTTCAACAAGTGCTTCTAGATTGTGTAAGTAAAGTGCTTTTGCGCCTACTTCATCTTGGACAACTTCAGCAACTTTAGGTGTAATGTTTTGTTCGAACATCACGTAGTTTAATTCATGCTCGTTCGCGTAATTAATGATTTCTTGAAGCTGACGTTGTGACGGTTCATTCGTTGGTGAAAGACCGGCAATACCAATTTGACGGACGCCGTAACGCTCTTCCCAATACCCGTATCCAGCATGAGAAACGAGGAATGTATCTTTATTTGCTTCTTCCGCCATCGCCTGGAAATCTTGATCTAGAGCTTCAAGACCTTCTTTCACTTGATCAAAATTCGATGTGAAATATTCTTCTTGCTCAGGCATAGCATCGATTAGCGCATTCTTAATGTTTTCTGCAAGAGTAATGGAGAGAATCGGATCTAACCAAACATGCGGATCTTCATCATGATCATGAGAATGTCCATCTTCATGGTTGTGGTCATTTTCGTGATCTTCTTCATGTCCATGCTCTTCATGATCGTGGTCATTTTCGTGATCTTCTTCGTGTCCATGCTCTTCGTGATCGTGGTCATAATCAAGGAGGTTGATTCCTTCTGATGCTTGAACGATGGCTACATCTTCGCCCTCAACCGTACTAATTAATGCATCAACAAACCCTTCAAGCCCTGCACCGTTGTAGATAAAAATATTTCCTTCAGCGACCTCAATCATTTGACGTGCAGTCGGTTCAAATGTGTGAGCGTCTGCTCCTACAGGTACCATATTGGTAACGTTGACATAATCCCCACCAATTTTATTCGCAAAATCTTCTAGAGGGAAAATTGTTGTAAATAATTCCAAAGGTTCGATTGTTTCTTCTGTTACTACCTCATCATTGGAGTCAGCTTGTTCTTCAGGTTCTTCTTGACCACCACATGCAGCTAAAAATGCTGATAGGACAAGCATTATTGAAAATAGTTTCGCTTTAAGTTTCATATCGTTCCCCTTTCGTAACAATTACGTTTTATAACCATTACGAATTATATCGGAATTACTACGATTTGTAAAGACCTTCACACCAATAAATCAAAATAAAAACAGCTGTACTTACATACAGCTGCAATCTTAATCATTGTTTACGTCGGCATCGTTTAACGCTTTGACTCGATCTTGAAATTCAGTATTAAGCTTTTCATAATGGGCAAAGATTAGGGGCAATAATTCGGTGATTTCTTGATCATTACGTTCTTTCACAGCTTTTGTTAATTGTTTTTGAAGTTCATGATGATGATCCGTCCACTCTTTGCTTCGGATATCCCCATGCATTATTTCACCACGTTTTTTTGCCTCGTTTAATTTCTTTAAAAGAAGATCACGCTCTGAACGAATCGCCTTCCATTGTTCCACCTGTTCAGGTGTGTACTTTTCTGTGAGCAATTCCATATAGAAGTCTTTATGCACACGGATCGACTCATGAAAATGTTTATTTTTATCTTCTGCATGATTACATCCACATTCCGTAGCATGGATATCTTCCTCTGCACTTACTCGCTCGACTAACGGCTGCCCTGCTACTACTAGCAACACGACGAGTTGAGTGAGTATAAACACTATATGCCGCTTTTTCATCTCCGTCGTCACCCTCTCATTTTCATTTACTCATAGTATGTACTATTGGATAAAAAATCATGTAAAAAAAGCTAGAAGAAGTGGCAAGTACCACTTCTTCTAGCTTCATCTCTTAATAAATAGATGTTGTCTCTTCTGTCATGTTTTCTAGAATTTCTTTTACACGTGCAAGGAAACGTCCACATACTAGACCATCTAGCACTCGATGATCAAGTGATAAGCAAAGGTTAACCATGCTTCGAACGGCAATCATATCTCCAGTAGGACTCTCGATGACTACAGGTCGTTTAACAATCGATTCGACAGAAAGAATCGCTGCTTGCGGGCGGTTAATAATTGGTGTCGATAGTACAGAACCAAATGAACCTGTGTTATTCACTGTAAATGTACCACCTTGCATATCCGCACCTGATAATTTACCTGTACGAACTTTTGTCGCAAGGTCTTGAACTTCGCGACCTATACCTTTGATCGTCTTCTCATCGGCATGCTTAATAACCGGAACATACAAGGCATCATCAGTTGCTACAGCAATAGAAATATTGATGTCTTTTTTCTGAATAATTTTATCTCCAGCCCACATTGAATTCAATTGTGGAAACTCTTTTAAGGCTTCAACCGTCGCTTTAATAAAGAACGGCAGGAATGTTAGATTGAATCCTTCTTTTTGTTTGAAATCACCTTTAACCCCATTACGGAAATGAACAAGATTTGTTACATCGACTTCAACCATTGTCCAAGCATGAGGTGCTTCATGCTTACTTTTTACCATATTCGCTGCAATAGCTTTACGTACGCCCGAGACAGGGATCTCAATATCACCGTGAGCTACTGGAGTGTCTACTTTCTCAGTGGTTGGTGCCTGCTGTGTAGATGATGCTTTAGGCGCTTCGGCTTCTTGTTTTGGTTGCGCTTTTTCAGTCGTCTCTTGTGTAGGTGCACTCACTTGGCCACCTTCATCAATAACCTTCTGAATGTCTTTACGAGTGATTCGTCCACCTTTTCCGCTACCTGAAACCGCTGCAAGGTCGATTCCGTGTTCTTGCGACATTTTTAAAACTGCAGGTGAGTAACGCGCTTTCTGAGAAGTATCCGCTTGTTCTGAAGCAGGAGCTGTCTCTGTAGTGTTACTCGATTCTTTAGAGGGCATGTCGTTTGTAGAATCATTTGACTCTTGGCCTTCGACTTCAATCGTACAAACAGCAACCCCAACGTCGACCGTCTCATCTTCTTGAACAAGTAGCTCTTTAATCGTACCTGTATAAGAAGACGGGACCTCTGCATTTACTTTGTCTGTCATCACTTCTGCAAGTGGGTCGTATTTATTTACTTTATCGCCTGGTTTGACGAGCCATTTGCTAATCGTACCTTCGGTTACACTCTCGCCAAGCTGTGGCATTGTAATTTCAGTAGCCATAAGATCCCTCCGCTTAGAATTCTGCAAGCTCACGCATTGCTTTTTCAACTTTGTCTGGATTAATCATAAAGTATTTCTCCATTGTCGGTGCATAAGGCATTGCTGGAACGTCCGGGCCTGCTAAACGCTGAATTGGTGCATCGAGATCAAATAAACAATGCTCAGCAATAATAGCAGCTACTTCGCCCATAATACTTCCTTCTTTGTTATCTTCTGTGACTAGTAAAACTTTACCCGTCTTACTTGCCGCTTCAATGATCGCTTCTTTATCAAGCGGATAAATAGTACGTAAATCTAAGATATGAGCAGAGATTCCGTCTTTCTCAAGACGCTCTGCTGCTTGTAAGGCAAAGTGAACGGATAAACCGTATGTAATGACCGTAATGTCATCACCTTCACGCTTCACATCCGCTTTACCGATTGGTAGCGTATAATCATCTTCTGGCACTTCTCCTTTAATTAAACGATAGGCACGTTTATGCTCAAAGAAAAGAACAGGATCTTCATCACGGATTGCTGCTTTTAATAATCCTTTCACGTCATAAGGAGTGGAAGGCATAACTATCTTCAAGCCTGGAACACTTGCAAAGATGGCCTCAACCGACTGTGAATGATACAGGGCCCCGTGAACACCGCCACCATAAGGCGCACGAATAGTAATTGGACAATTCCAGTCATTATTTGAGCGGTAGCGAATCTTGGCTGCTTCTGAAATAATTTGGTTAATCGCTGGCATAATAAAGTCAGCAAATTGCATTTCAGCAACAGGCCTCATGCCATACATTGCCGCACCAATCCCAACACCTGCAATCGCTGATTCAGCTAGAGGAGTATCAATTACGCGTGCTTCCCCAAATTTTTCATGAAGGCCATTTGTTGCACGGAAAACCCCTCCGCGCGCTCCAACGTCTTCACCTAGAACAAATACTTTCTCATCGCGCTCCATCTCTTCTCTAAGAGCCATTGTTACAGCTTCAATATATGAAATTACTGCCATGTGAAATCCCCCTTTCTATTCTGCGTAAACGTGATTCATCGTACTTTCAGGATCAGCATATGGTGCTTCTTCTGCATATTCCGTTGCTTCATTAACAATTTTTGCAATACGCTTTTCCATTGCATCGTATGACTCATCTGTTAGCAAACCGACTTCACGAAGGTAGACTGCGAACGTATGAATCGAATCAAGCTTCTTCGCTTCCTCTACTTCTTCGCGAGCACGGTAGGCACGATCATCATCATCACTAGAATGAGGTGTCAGACGATAAGACACCGTTTCAATTAATGAAGGACCCTCGCCACGACGACCACGTTCTGCCGCCTCCTTGACCGCTGCATAAACAGCTAATGGATCATTTCCATCAACGGTTACACCTGGCATGCCATAACCAATCGCACGATCTGATACATTTTTACATGCTAGCTGTTTCTCGATTGGAACAGAAATTGCATATTTATTGTTTTCACACATTAAAATGACAGGTAGCTTATGCACGCCTGCAAAGTTTGCTCCCTCATGGAAATCACCTTGGTTAGATGACCCTTCACCAAATGTTGTAAAGGTCACAAAGTCTTCTCCTTGCATTTTTCCAGCAAGAGCGATTCCTACTGCATGAGGAACCTGAGTCGTAACGGGCGATGAGCCTGTAACAATTCGATTCTTCTTTTGTCCAAAGTGACCTGGCATTTGGCGCCCCCCTGAGTTGGGATCTTCTGCTTTGGCAAAAGCTGAAAGCATTAAATCACGAGCCGTCATACCAAACGTTAACACAACACCCATGTCGCGATAATAAGGTAAGATATAATCTTTGTTGCGGTCAAGTGCAAAAGCTGCCCCTACTTGTGCAGCCTCTTGACCTTGACAAGAGATCACAAATGGAATCTTTCCCGCACGGTTTAGTAACCACATACGCTCATCCGTTTTTCGAGCGAGTAACATCGTTTCATACATCTCAAGAACTGTTTCATCTGAGATTCCTAATGATTGATGACGATTTTCAGCCATAATAATTCCTCCTTAAAAGCTAGTTTTATGAATGAATCGCAATTCCATCGACAGCAAGTGCTGCTTCTCCAATCACTTCAGAGAGCGTTGGATGCGGGTGGATTGTATGTGCAATTTCAAAATGAGCAGCGTCAAGTACTTTTGCTAGTGCCGCTTCAGAAATCATATCTGTTACATGAGGACCGATCATGTGAACACCTAATACATCATCATTATCGGCATCCACAATAATTTTAACAAAACCGTCAGTTTCTCCGAAAACAAGGGCTTTCCCGATTGCTTTAAATGGGAATGTGCCAATCTTCACTTGATGACCACGCTTTTTTGCTTCTTCTTCGGTTACACCAACGCTTGCCATCTCTGGATGACTATAAATGCATTTGGCGACAGTGTCATAGTTAATCGGATCAGGTTGTTTGCGCGCGATGTGGTCAACAGCAATAATCCCTTCATGAGAAGCTACATGAGCTAATTGTAAGCCCCCAATGACGTCTCCGATCGCATAAATATGAGATTCTTTTGTCTGGTAGAATTCATTCACATTGATTACACCGTTTTCAACAACAATGTCCGTATTTTCAAGACCAATATCTTTGACATTTGCCGCACGTCCTACGGAAACAAGCAATTTGTCTGCTGTGAACACTTCTTCATTTCCTGCAATTTCAGCTTTAATGGAAACGCTCTCACCTTTTTCAATAGATTCGGCAAGGACCTTTGCATCTGTAACAATGTTGATTCCTTTTTTCTTCAATATCTTCGCTGCTTCTTTTGAAATATCTTGATCTTCTGTAGGAAGAATGCGAGAACCGTATTCAATAACCGTGACTTCTACTCCAAAATCATTAAGCATTGAAGCCCATTCAATACCGATTACTCCACCACCAACGATCAACATTGAAGAAGGCAATGTTTCCAATTGAAGCGCTTCATCTGATGTAAGAACAAGATTTCCGTCTACTTCAAGACCTGGTAACGTGCGCGGAGCAGACCCCGTCGCCACGATGACATTTTGAGGGATCAACATCATGTTTTCATCCCCATTTTTCATCTCTACCGAAATCGTCCCCGGTGTCGGTGAG
Above is a genomic segment from Bacillus sp. FJAT-45037 containing:
- a CDS encoding BrxA/BrxB family bacilliredoxin; this encodes MQFNFYMNDVVETARKEMVEAGYKELKTPEDVDGVMKEEGTTLVMVNSVCGCAGGIARPAAAYMKNYETTPDRFVTVFAGQDKEATVKARDYFKGYAPSSPSFALLKDGEIQMMVERHEIEGHEPIQVVQKLENAFEQHCK
- a CDS encoding metal ABC transporter solute-binding protein, Zn/Mn family, producing MKLKAKLFSIMLVLSAFLAACGGQEEPEEQADSNDEVVTEETIEPLELFTTIFPLEDFANKIGGDYVNVTNMVPVGADAHTFEPTARQMIEVAEGNIFIYNGAGLEGFVDALISTVEGEDVAIVQASEGINLLDYDHDHEEHGHEEDHENDHDHEEHGHEEDHENDHNHEDGHSHDHDEDPHVWLDPILSITLAENIKNALIDAMPEQEEYFTSNFDQVKEGLEALDQDFQAMAEEANKDTFLVSHAGYGYWEERYGVRQIGIAGLSPTNEPSQRQLQEIINYANEHELNYVMFEQNITPKVAEVVQDEVGAKALYLHNLEALVEEDVQNNEDYFSLMTKNIEALRTALQ
- a CDS encoding dihydrolipoamide acetyltransferase family protein, giving the protein MATEITMPQLGESVTEGTISKWLVKPGDKVNKYDPLAEVMTDKVNAEVPSSYTGTIKELLVQEDETVDVGVAVCTIEVEGQESNDSTNDMPSKESSNTTETAPASEQADTSQKARYSPAVLKMSQEHGIDLAAVSGSGKGGRITRKDIQKVIDEGGQVSAPTQETTEKAQPKQEAEAPKASSTQQAPTTEKVDTPVAHGDIEIPVSGVRKAIAANMVKSKHEAPHAWTMVEVDVTNLVHFRNGVKGDFKQKEGFNLTFLPFFIKATVEALKEFPQLNSMWAGDKIIQKKDINISIAVATDDALYVPVIKHADEKTIKGIGREVQDLATKVRTGKLSGADMQGGTFTVNNTGSFGSVLSTPIINRPQAAILSVESIVKRPVVIESPTGDMIAVRSMVNLCLSLDHRVLDGLVCGRFLARVKEILENMTEETTSIY
- a CDS encoding alpha-ketoacid dehydrogenase subunit beta, producing the protein MAVISYIEAVTMALREEMERDEKVFVLGEDVGARGGVFRATNGLHEKFGEARVIDTPLAESAIAGVGIGAAMYGMRPVAEMQFADFIMPAINQIISEAAKIRYRSNNDWNCPITIRAPYGGGVHGALYHSQSVEAIFASVPGLKIVMPSTPYDVKGLLKAAIRDEDPVLFFEHKRAYRLIKGEVPEDDYTLPIGKADVKREGDDITVITYGLSVHFALQAAERLEKDGISAHILDLRTIYPLDKEAIIEAASKTGKVLLVTEDNKEGSIMGEVAAIIAEHCLFDLDAPIQRLAGPDVPAMPYAPTMEKYFMINPDKVEKAMRELAEF
- a CDS encoding thiamine pyrophosphate-dependent dehydrogenase E1 component subunit alpha; translation: MAENRHQSLGISDETVLEMYETMLLARKTDERMWLLNRAGKIPFVISCQGQEAAQVGAAFALDRNKDYILPYYRDMGVVLTFGMTARDLMLSAFAKAEDPNSGGRQMPGHFGQKKNRIVTGSSPVTTQVPHAVGIALAGKMQGEDFVTFTTFGEGSSNQGDFHEGANFAGVHKLPVILMCENNKYAISVPIEKQLACKNVSDRAIGYGMPGVTVDGNDPLAVYAAVKEAAERGRRGEGPSLIETVSYRLTPHSSDDDDRAYRAREEVEEAKKLDSIHTFAVYLREVGLLTDESYDAMEKRIAKIVNEATEYAEEAPYADPESTMNHVYAE
- the lpdA gene encoding dihydrolipoyl dehydrogenase, with product MAEEYDLVILGAGTGGYVAAIRAAQHGLKVAVVEKEKLGGTCLHKGCIPSKALLRSAEVYSTAKRSDEFGVLTGDVSLDFAKVQKRKDSIVEQLHRGVQHLMKKGKIDVFEGMGRILGPSIFSPTPGTISVEMKNGDENMMLIPQNVIVATGSAPRTLPGLEVDGNLVLTSDEALQLETLPSSMLIVGGGVIGIEWASMLNDFGVEVTVIEYGSRILPTEDQDISKEAAKILKKKGINIVTDAKVLAESIEKGESVSIKAEIAGNEEVFTADKLLVSVGRAANVKDIGLENTDIVVENGVINVNEFYQTKESHIYAIGDVIGGLQLAHVASHEGIIAVDHIARKQPDPINYDTVAKCIYSHPEMASVGVTEEEAKKRGHQVKIGTFPFKAIGKALVFGETDGFVKIIVDADNDDVLGVHMIGPHVTDMISEAALAKVLDAAHFEIAHTIHPHPTLSEVIGEAALAVDGIAIHS